From the Jatrophihabitans endophyticus genome, the window CTACGACGAGACCACCGTCGCCGACGTCGCGGAGGCGGCCGAGGTCGCGCCGCGCACGGTGTCGGGCTACTTCCCGAGCAAGCTGGAGCTCGCGACCGCGTTCGCCGACGACCTCGCGACCCGGCTGACCGCGTCCTTCCGCAGCCGGCCGGACGCCGACCTGCTCGACCTGCTCGACCAGTGGCTCGTCGCCGTCACCGATTCGCTGGACCCCGAGCTGGCCCGGCTCGCGCTCGCGATGTACCGGACGAACCCCGGGCTCGGCGCCCTCGGCAGTGCGCACCTCACCGAGTCCGCCGAGCTCGGCGCCGCCG encodes:
- a CDS encoding TetR/AcrR family transcriptional regulator, encoding MSDPSDGAVTGGGLRARSKARRRDLIQRTAMRLFAERGYDETTVADVAEAAEVAPRTVSGYFPSKLELATAFADDLATRLTASFRSRPDADLLDLLDQWLVAVTDSLDPELARLALAMYRTNPGLGALGSAHLTESAELGAAAIAARVGLPVDHPMIAVRGATIGATLGEYLKAIATGDDVAGLRESVLAYLGAVLAPAAADVT